One Nocardiopsis gilva YIM 90087 genomic window, GATCCGCACCCTGGCCCGCGACCTGGCCCAGGCGCCGACCGCGGCCGTCTACGCCCGGATCGGCACCACCACCGTCGAGTTCGGCACACTGACGAGCTGGCTGGTCGACGTCCTCAACCTGCTCACCGGCAACCTCGACCGGTCGGGCGGGGCGATGTTCCCCCTCGCGCCGCACCGGCGGCGCGGCTCGGGCCGCGGCCGGGGGTTCCAGCTCGGCCGCTGGCACAGCCGGGTGAGCGGCCTGCCCGAGGTCAAGGGCGAGCTTCCCGCGGCGACCCTCGCCGAGGAGATCGCGACCCCGGGCGAGGGACAGGTGCGGGCGCTGGTCACCATCGCCGGGAACCCCGTGCTGTCCACACCCGGCGGCGACCGGCTGGACCGGGCGCTGTCCGGGCTGGAGTTCATGGTCAGCGTCGACCCGTACCTGAACGAGACGACACGGCACGCCGACGTCATCCTCCCGCCACCGCCGCCGAGCCAGTCCGCCCACTACGATCTGGCCTTCAACGAACTCGCCATCCGGAACAACGCGCGCTACTCACCGGCCCCGGTGCCCCTGACCGACGACCGCGTCGATGAGTGCGAGATCCTCGCCCGCCTGATCCAGATCGCCGCCGGCCGGGGCGCGACCGCCCCTCCGGCCGAGGTCGACGACCGGCTGATCGAGCGGGAGCTGGCCAAGGCCGCCGCCGACCCCGCCTCCCCCGTGTACGGGGCCGAGGCGGCCAAGCTCGCCGAGGAGCTGTACCCGGGCACCCCTGCCGAGCGCAGGCTGGACATGAAGCTGCGGCTGGGGGCCTACGGTGACGGATTCGGCGCCGACGCTGAGGGGCTGAGCCTGCGGCGGCTGCTGGCCGAGCCGCACGGGATCGACCTGGGTCCCCTGCAACAGAGGATCCCCGAGGTGCTCAAGACGGTCTCGGGGCGGGTCGAGGTGTGCCCGGACCCCATCGTCGCGGACATCGGGCGGCTCCGGGAGGGGCTGGAGGCCCGGCGCGACGCCCTCGTTCTCATCGGCCGCCGCCACCTGCGGTCCAACAACAGCTGGATGCACAACGTGCCGGCGCTGACGGGCGGAACCAACACGTGCACGCTGCAGGTGCACCCGGACGACGCCGAGCGCCTCGGCCTACAGCACGACGCGACCGCCCTGGTCCGCAGCCGCTCGGGGCAGCTCCAGGTCACCGTGGAGCGCACCGAGGCGGTGCCCGCGGGCGTGGTGAGCCTGCCGCACGGCTGGGGACACGGCGCCCCGGGCACCCGTACGGAGGTGGCAGCGGCCGACCCCGGCGTCAACGCCAACGTGCTCACCGACCCCGCCGTCATCGACCCCCTGTCGGGCACTGCAGTCCTCAACGGCGTCCCAGTCGACGTGCTGCCCGCGCCGTGAGCCGTCCGGTTACTCGTTCGGGAGGCGGGGTCTGGATTCGCTGGTCCGGTCGGTCTGCCGTTGCGACTCGTTCCGCACAGGTGTCGTCCGCGGCCAGCCAACGGCATCACGGAGCGGTCATCCCCTCGCCGAACGTCATCGCCCGAACATCCACAGAACGACGTCATTTCACGGCACCACAAAATTTCCTGTCACAGTCGTGGCGGCCGCTGTCTCTCATCTGTGTGAAGTGACCGACCGGACCGGCCGGTGATCGGATGAGACAAGACGGAGGGGTGCGGTCATGGCAGGCCAACGGACCGACGAGGTACTGGAGCTAGTGGTCTTCAGCCTGAAGGACGGTGTCACCCGCGATCAGCTGATCGACACCGTAGACGCGGTGTCGGAATGGGCGAGCGGCGACAGCGCAGCCCCCTTGTTTGTGTCATTCCCTCCCCGTACGGTGCGGGCGCGCTTCCTGTGGAGCCTCGTAGTTGATCATGGATCTCCTCCTCGGGGCAGGCGGGCGCACCCCCGTTCACAGGTCTTCGGAGCCGCGGCCCCTGCTGAGCTGCGCCTTGGGGCATCCCTCTCGGTGGCGGGGAGCTGCCGCGGCATCTCGGCGCTCTAGCGCCATCGCCTCCTGGTTAGGCGGGGCGTACGGAGGGCAGCACCGTAGTGTGGCCTCGCCCGAGCCCACCGATGACGACCGGTTCATTGTGGTGGCCGGGCGGCGATGGCGCGCGAGCGATCCCCTGCTGCCAGAGCCGGTCCGGGATCGGCTGGTCCACCACCTGATGGCCGCGCGGCGGGCGGTCGCTGCGGCCCGGAGCGCCGGCGATCCCATGGGCGAGCGCGCCGCCCGGGACCGCGTCCAGCAGGCCAAGGAAGGTCTGGGCGAGCGGGGCACCCCCTGGTGGGAGCTGACACCCGCCCAGCGGCGGACGCGGTGGGAAGCAGCTCTCACCGCGCTCGGGGCGGGCGACGACGGCTCGGCGGCCGTCAGCTAG contains:
- a CDS encoding molybdopterin-dependent oxidoreductase gives rise to the protein MQTAYRICPLCEATCGLKLTIDTGRITGVRGDRDDVFSSGFICPKGAALGQLDSDPDRLRRPMVRHGESWTETGWAEAFAIVERGLMGVIERHGRLSVATYLGNPNVHTLAGQMYAGEFAKTVGSPNVYSASTVDQMPKHVSSGLLFGDPLAIPVPDLDRTDHLLLLGANPVESNGSLCTAPDFPGRLKKLRKRGGRLVVVDPRRTRTSALADQHVAIRPGTDAYLLFAMVHTLFEEGLADPGPLASHIEGMEALPPLAEAFTPERVEQVCAVPAEGIRTLARDLAQAPTAAVYARIGTTTVEFGTLTSWLVDVLNLLTGNLDRSGGAMFPLAPHRRRGSGRGRGFQLGRWHSRVSGLPEVKGELPAATLAEEIATPGEGQVRALVTIAGNPVLSTPGGDRLDRALSGLEFMVSVDPYLNETTRHADVILPPPPPSQSAHYDLAFNELAIRNNARYSPAPVPLTDDRVDECEILARLIQIAAGRGATAPPAEVDDRLIERELAKAAADPASPVYGAEAAKLAEELYPGTPAERRLDMKLRLGAYGDGFGADAEGLSLRRLLAEPHGIDLGPLQQRIPEVLKTVSGRVEVCPDPIVADIGRLREGLEARRDALVLIGRRHLRSNNSWMHNVPALTGGTNTCTLQVHPDDAERLGLQHDATALVRSRSGQLQVTVERTEAVPAGVVSLPHGWGHGAPGTRTEVAAADPGVNANVLTDPAVIDPLSGTAVLNGVPVDVLPAP